In Aminivibrio sp., a single genomic region encodes these proteins:
- a CDS encoding xanthine dehydrogenase family protein subunit M produces MLAFEMERPRSLASAAEILEKHGSQAMVKAGGTDVLVWMRKHVVHPAVLVDLSEIPELRGISFYPHRGIKIGALATVNEAAENEDVKRYYPVLRDACLSHSDVLIRNKATVLGNICASVPSGDIIPSFAVYEAVLHVFGPGGERDIPFADFITGPRKNCLNPGEIVTAATLPLPGERSAGCYLKLARRNALDLAQVGVACLAVDGEGGRTYRIACGAVAPRPVRAAEAEKILQGAAAPGDDLLEKAGKAAAEATNPITDVRASREYRLSMVDELTKRAVALCAERLQGGSAS; encoded by the coding sequence ATGCTGGCTTTTGAAATGGAGCGGCCCAGGTCTCTCGCCTCAGCGGCGGAGATCCTGGAGAAACACGGTTCTCAGGCCATGGTGAAGGCGGGAGGAACGGACGTTCTCGTCTGGATGCGGAAACACGTGGTCCATCCCGCTGTCCTGGTCGATCTTTCGGAAATACCCGAACTCAGGGGAATCTCCTTCTACCCTCATCGGGGCATCAAGATCGGGGCCCTCGCCACAGTAAACGAAGCGGCGGAGAACGAGGATGTGAAACGCTACTATCCCGTCCTCCGGGACGCCTGCCTTTCCCATTCCGACGTCCTCATCCGGAACAAGGCCACGGTCCTCGGCAATATCTGCGCTTCCGTCCCCTCCGGGGACATCATCCCCTCCTTCGCCGTCTACGAGGCGGTGCTCCATGTTTTCGGCCCGGGCGGCGAGCGGGACATCCCCTTCGCCGACTTCATCACCGGACCGAGGAAGAACTGCCTCAATCCCGGCGAGATCGTGACCGCCGCGACCCTTCCCCTTCCCGGGGAGAGAAGTGCCGGATGCTACCTCAAGCTTGCCCGGCGCAATGCCCTCGACCTTGCCCAGGTGGGAGTGGCTTGCCTTGCCGTGGACGGCGAGGGGGGGAGAACTTACAGGATCGCCTGCGGGGCGGTTGCCCCGAGGCCGGTCCGGGCTGCGGAGGCGGAGAAGATCCTCCAGGGGGCTGCCGCTCCCGGGGATGACCTTCTCGAAAAGGCCGGGAAGGCGGCCGCCGAGGCAACCAATCCTATCACCGACGTCCGGGCGTCGCGGGAATATCGGCTCTCCATGGTGGACGAGCTGACCAAAAGGGCGGTGGCTCTCTGCGCGGAGAGACTCCAGGGAGGAAGTGCATCATGA
- a CDS encoding cyclase family protein: MSKSLELKNWANIKVYDLTIPIGVQTPPWPTYEPLQVKYFKRLAPNGANGQLLTHSNHVGTHLDGPIHFCGHGGDIASLPLKDFLVGPGVVVDIKDIAEDYGIYTPEDLEARADIRDGDILIINTGYHRYGWNEPEADEVRYMVKHPGPTREFATWALKRKIKWIGVDCGSADHPMNTKIREWMPVQARQADAHLKKKYGKGLDDFFPEEDYQVMHIALFPSNLIHAECVAGDIDLVSGKRVTIGCFPWRFVGGESCISRIVAFAEE, encoded by the coding sequence ATGAGCAAGAGTCTCGAACTGAAGAACTGGGCAAACATCAAGGTCTATGACCTCACCATTCCCATCGGCGTGCAGACCCCGCCCTGGCCCACCTATGAACCCCTCCAGGTGAAGTATTTCAAGCGCCTGGCCCCCAACGGAGCCAACGGGCAGCTTCTGACCCACTCCAACCACGTGGGAACCCACCTTGACGGCCCCATCCACTTCTGCGGCCACGGCGGCGACATTGCCAGCCTGCCCCTGAAGGATTTCCTCGTGGGCCCCGGTGTCGTGGTGGACATCAAGGACATCGCCGAGGACTACGGCATCTACACCCCAGAGGATCTCGAGGCCCGGGCGGACATCCGTGACGGCGACATCCTCATCATCAACACCGGCTACCACAGGTACGGCTGGAACGAGCCCGAGGCCGACGAAGTCCGGTACATGGTAAAGCACCCCGGACCCACCCGGGAGTTCGCCACGTGGGCCCTGAAGAGAAAGATCAAGTGGATCGGCGTGGACTGCGGTTCCGCTGACCACCCCATGAACACCAAGATCCGGGAGTGGATGCCCGTCCAGGCCAGGCAGGCCGACGCCCACCTGAAGAAGAAGTACGGCAAGGGCCTTGACGACTTCTTCCCTGAAGAGGACTACCAGGTGATGCACATCGCCCTCTTCCCCAGCAACCTGATCCATGCCGAGTGCGTGGCGGGCGATATCGACCTGGTCAGCGGCAAGCGCGTCACCATCGGCTGCTTCCCCTGGCGCTTCGTCGGCGGAGAATCCTGCATTTCCCGCATCGTCGCTTTCGCAGAGGAATAA